Proteins co-encoded in one Plectropomus leopardus isolate mb chromosome 14, YSFRI_Pleo_2.0, whole genome shotgun sequence genomic window:
- the supt7l gene encoding STAGA complex 65 subunit gamma, translating to MMRYWGEIPGPAGAPPSRSSFDLLQREFRSVEMQDPPLHQPSAQRPRPTTMLDIPSEPCSLTIHTVQLCQHARRLRGLLSAAQAQAQGQSSASSEGGSRLEDADTNLPLRPPTPPVMPDDLLPVDSKAPRQPFLLRHSDPESDFYKGKGEPVTELTWHSCRQLLYQSVATVLAHAGFESAQESVLEALTDLVHEHYLRLTRMLRVAVDREARLGASPFPDVVEQVFHEVGIGSVLALQRFWQVRIKDYHSYMLQVSKDLSEEYERLVNPEKALEDSKPPRIKEEPMSDISFPVSEEPEADLASGDQALPMGVLGAHGERLASGLDGDHSPHTSGGGAANNSPLWPQVKMEPQDAEEGQAAGHHHHHHHHHHGVLGGDVFEEGGPMSTMSESGGAMAPSPAGAASDGSYASHSPDSLMGTSPVFNQRPKKRAKKM from the exons ATGATGCGTTACTGGGGTGAGATCCCGGGGCCTGCGGGGGCTCCTCCGAGTCGCAGCTCCTTTGACCTACTCCAGCGTGAGTTCCGCTCAGTGGAGATGCAGGACCCTCCGTTGCACCAGCCCTCAGCCCAGCGTCCGCGGCCAACCACAATGTTGGACATCCCCTCGGAGCCCTGCAGCCTCACCATCCACACAGTGCAGCTGTGTCAGCATGCCCGCCGCCTACGTGGTCTGTTATCAGCAGCCCAAGCCCAGGCTCAGGGTCAGAGCTCAGCGTCCTCTGAGGGCGGCAGCAGGCTGGAGGATGCTGACACCAACCTGCCTCTGCGTCCTCCCACCCCACCTGTCATGCCAGATGACTTGCTACCTGTGGACAGCAAAGCCCCACGGCAGCCTTTCCTGCTCCGCCACAGTGACCCTGAAAGTGACTTTTATAA GGGTAAAGGCGAGCCTGTCACAGAGCTGACTTGGCACTCCTGCAGGCAGCTCCTCTATCAGTCAGTGGCCACCGTCTTGGCTCATGCCGGCTTTGAGTCAGCCCAGGAGAGCGTACTGGAGGCCCTGACTGACCTGGTCCATGAGCATTACCTGCGCCTCACCCGTATGCTGCGAGTGGCGGTGGACCGGGAGGCTCGGCTCGGAGCGAGTCCTTTCCCAGACGTGGTGGAGCAAGTGTTCCACGAGGTGGGCATCGGCAGCGTGCTGGCACTGCAGCGCTTCTGGCAAGTGCGCATCAAGGACTATCACAGCTACATGCTGCAG GTGAGTAAGGATCTGTCAGAGGAATACGAGCGACTGGTGAACCCAGAGAAGGCCCTGGAGGACTCCAAGCCCCCGAGGATCAAGGAGGAACCCATGAGTGACATCTCTTTCCCTGTTAGCGAAGAGCCAGAGGCCGACCTAGCCTCTGGGGACCAAGCTCTGCCGATGGGGGTCCTCGGGGCCCACGGTGAGAGGCTAGCTTCGGGCCTGGATGGTGACCATTCTCCACACACTTCAG GTGGGGGCGCAGCCAACAACTCCCCACTGTGGCCCCAGGTAAAAATGGAGCCACAGGATGCAGAGGAGGGCCAGGCTGCTggccaccatcaccaccaccaccatcatcaccacggCGTCTTGGGTGGAGATGTTTTCGAGGAAGGCGGGCCCATGTCCACCATGAGCGAGTCAGGAGGAGCGATGGCACCCTCTCCCGCAGGCGCTGCGTCAGACGGCAGCTATGCTTCGCATTCGCCCGACTCTTTGATGGGCACTTCGCCCGTCTTTAACCAAAGACCTAAGAAGCGGGCAAAGAAGATGTGA